In the uncultured Methanobacterium sp. genome, one interval contains:
- a CDS encoding coenzyme F420-0:L-glutamate ligase, whose product MEIKIIGLKGIPLIKTGDDLSQLIINAAELQDIQLINEDILVIAETAVAKAEGNLIHLENIKPSKRAREIAEITGKDAKLVEAIIQESEEIVKVGPDFVISETKHGFVCANAGIDESNVDKGLATPIPLNPDNSAHVIREQLENKTGKSVAVIISDTQGRAFREGAIGTAIGISGMSPLWDRCGELDLYDRELKTTSIAVADELSSAASLMMGQANEGIPVVIIRGVNYFQKLRNESATIKPLIRPKKYDVFRK is encoded by the coding sequence ATGGAAATCAAAATTATAGGACTCAAAGGTATTCCCCTCATTAAAACAGGAGATGACCTATCTCAACTTATCATAAATGCTGCAGAACTACAGGATATCCAACTAATTAATGAGGATATTCTGGTTATTGCTGAAACTGCAGTAGCTAAGGCTGAAGGCAATTTAATTCATCTGGAGAATATCAAACCCAGCAAACGTGCTCGAGAAATTGCGGAGATCACTGGTAAAGATGCCAAACTGGTTGAAGCAATAATCCAGGAGTCAGAGGAAATTGTTAAAGTTGGACCGGACTTCGTTATTTCAGAAACTAAACACGGTTTTGTCTGTGCCAATGCCGGTATTGATGAATCCAATGTGGATAAAGGGCTAGCAACACCCATACCTCTAAATCCAGATAACAGTGCCCATGTGATAAGAGAGCAACTAGAAAACAAGACAGGTAAAAGTGTAGCAGTAATAATATCTGACACACAGGGTAGAGCATTTCGTGAAGGTGCTATTGGAACAGCCATAGGTATTTCTGGAATGTCCCCACTTTGGGATCGTTGTGGTGAGCTTGATTTATATGACCGAGAGCTTAAAACAACCAGTATAGCTGTGGCTGATGAATTATCCTCTGCAGCTTCTCTGATGATGGGTCAGGCCAATGAGGGAATACCAGTGGTGATAATTCGTGGTGTTAACTACTTCCAGAAACTCAGAAATGAATCTGCCACCATAAAACCGTTAATAAGGCCCAAAAAATACGATGTTTTCCGAAAATGA
- a CDS encoding IMP cyclohydrolase: MYLGRILAVGSNKTGNFVAYRVSSRSFPNRMTSTFPERVAVVPKEGFEKDVFVSPYIAYNCIRLVDDVAVVSNGSHTDVIAEKIASGMSIRDSLALSLMTMDYEKDDFNTPRIAGATTLDGESYIGIVTHEKVQVEKVPEGESSYIATYEHIQPNKVEFTASNVSETAQFIMDGGKFSEFTNPVTSAAAFGKDRWELDSI; encoded by the coding sequence ATGTATCTAGGAAGAATATTGGCAGTTGGAAGTAACAAAACAGGTAACTTTGTGGCGTATAGGGTATCCAGCCGTTCATTTCCCAACAGGATGACCAGCACGTTCCCTGAACGGGTGGCTGTGGTTCCCAAAGAAGGATTTGAAAAGGATGTTTTTGTCAGTCCTTACATAGCCTACAATTGTATCCGTCTGGTGGATGATGTGGCAGTGGTTTCCAATGGTTCCCATACCGATGTCATTGCTGAAAAAATCGCATCAGGTATGAGTATCCGGGATTCTCTGGCCCTTTCACTCATGACCATGGACTACGAAAAAGATGACTTTAACACTCCCCGGATTGCAGGGGCTACCACCTTAGATGGAGAATCATACATTGGTATTGTTACCCATGAAAAGGTCCAGGTGGAAAAGGTCCCTGAGGGTGAATCCAGTTACATTGCTACTTATGAACACATCCAACCCAACAAAGTGGAATTTACTGCAAGCAACGTGTCTGAAACTGCCCAATTCATAATGGATGGAGGTAAATTCTCAGAATTCACCAATCCCGTTACTTCTGCCGCTGCATTCGGTAAAGACCGCTGGGAATTGGATTCAATTTAA
- a CDS encoding MJ0144 family RNA dihydrouridine synthase-like protein, whose translation MAGITDGTFCRDISTLGFDMVTLGGYNADPSTLNAGQKILARGRPEFDLKPGELISHLEGQTLLLKSHDTWNGLVSVNLRAMTPDPIIEVSRLKNVDVVEINAHCRQPEITDLGCGQALLKNQSYLEKFTREVVKKAKSKVSVKIRANVPGVDELATVQSIEHTGADYLHVDAMKPGFDSADYDLIKSIRQKTSLFIIGNNSIRDVQSARRMLAAGADGISIARAAIGGTLSFDLSQI comes from the coding sequence ATGGCAGGTATCACTGATGGTACATTTTGCCGGGATATTTCAACTCTTGGGTTTGACATGGTAACCTTAGGCGGTTACAATGCCGATCCATCCACCCTCAATGCCGGGCAAAAAATCCTGGCGCGTGGAAGACCTGAGTTTGACTTAAAACCAGGGGAGTTAATTTCTCACCTGGAAGGACAAACACTTCTCCTTAAAAGTCATGACACATGGAACGGCCTGGTTTCAGTCAATCTCCGTGCCATGACTCCAGACCCCATTATTGAAGTTTCCAGACTTAAAAATGTGGATGTGGTGGAGATCAACGCCCACTGCCGGCAACCGGAAATAACTGATCTGGGCTGTGGACAGGCACTCCTAAAGAACCAGTCTTACCTGGAGAAATTCACCAGAGAAGTGGTTAAAAAGGCAAAAAGTAAAGTATCCGTGAAGATACGGGCCAATGTTCCTGGTGTTGATGAACTTGCAACTGTGCAATCCATTGAACATACCGGTGCAGATTACCTTCATGTAGACGCCATGAAACCGGGTTTTGACTCTGCAGATTATGACCTAATTAAATCCATCCGCCAGAAAACTTCTCTGTTCATTATTGGCAACAACTCCATCAGGGATGTTCAATCCGCCAGGCGAATGTTAGCTGCTGGTGCTGATGGAATATCAATTGCCCGAGCCGCCATTGGAGGAACACTATCCTTTGATCTATCCCAAATATAG
- a CDS encoding MotA/TolQ/ExbB proton channel family protein: MIYEFFAGSFATIMEMFKSGGVITYIITLIGIYGIYSSVEKIYYLRKISLVGLPQIMGEVNKAMERGGSLEALRSIGRYQNPISKIVAEALKIGFRNNREVEDAMERVFIVEMSRMTKGLDTIRTIIEIAPLLGLIGTVLGMWYTFKAMGVNASPTGMAEGIYVALITTIAGLAVAIIILPLYTHINSKIEHELDKIEIAKKMTNWRTAEMRIKVDSDIENAITALKESDGILEVKELHQDKDANIWISLNPHMLEKSIGNIIKEKCNTEARIVESKLKQ; this comes from the coding sequence ATGATCTACGAATTTTTTGCAGGCTCCTTTGCCACTATAATGGAGATGTTCAAAAGTGGAGGAGTCATCACCTATATTATTACCCTAATTGGAATTTATGGAATATATTCTTCTGTAGAGAAAATATACTACCTGCGCAAGATATCCCTGGTAGGATTACCCCAGATCATGGGAGAAGTAAACAAAGCCATGGAAAGAGGCGGTTCTCTAGAAGCATTACGCTCCATAGGACGTTATCAGAATCCTATTTCTAAAATAGTTGCAGAAGCCCTTAAAATCGGTTTTCGTAACAACAGAGAAGTTGAAGATGCCATGGAAAGGGTGTTCATTGTGGAAATGAGCCGTATGACCAAAGGACTTGACACCATACGAACCATTATTGAAATAGCACCCCTTTTAGGATTAATTGGAACTGTTCTTGGAATGTGGTACACATTCAAAGCAATGGGAGTAAATGCCAGCCCAACTGGTATGGCTGAGGGTATTTACGTGGCACTTATTACCACCATTGCCGGGTTAGCCGTGGCCATAATTATCCTCCCCTTATACACCCATATTAACAGTAAAATAGAACATGAACTAGATAAGATAGAGATTGCCAAAAAAATGACCAATTGGCGAACTGCAGAGATGCGCATAAAAGTGGATTCAGATATTGAAAATGCAATTACTGCCTTGAAAGAATCTGATGGTATTTTAGAAGTGAAGGAACTTCATCAGGATAAAGATGCCAACATCTGGATTTCACTGAACCCCCACATGCTGGAAAAAAGTATTGGCAACATAATTAAGGAAAAATGCAATACCGAAGCCAGGATTGTGGAGAGTAAATTAAAACAGTAA
- a CDS encoding GTP cyclohydrolase IIa, producing MIQMTLIQIDNYGPWTVTPKPRAEADLQILQSELYADLQRQFAVKGGLVFFTRFDNMLAVTNGVDMEHHLRIQKSINNRYPITVSMGVGTAETPYEAQRSATSALQKYGGAQSEDRSEILAIEGLVKPDDSFVQIAHIDINGITDSLTDIIPAYDTSFIVNRVQHFLMKKLIEKGSLLFFIGGDNFMSPCNGMDPEGLLTIIEEIEEEINIALKAGVGKAPTAEKAANLADLALEEIRGGCTYNLVHVLKE from the coding sequence ATGATACAAATGACTTTAATTCAAATTGACAACTACGGACCCTGGACTGTTACCCCCAAACCACGGGCCGAAGCCGACCTGCAGATCCTGCAGTCAGAGTTATACGCCGACCTGCAAAGGCAATTCGCAGTCAAAGGGGGACTGGTTTTCTTCACCCGCTTTGACAATATGCTGGCGGTTACCAACGGAGTGGATATGGAGCATCACCTGCGTATCCAGAAGTCCATTAACAACCGTTACCCCATAACCGTGAGTATGGGTGTTGGAACTGCTGAAACTCCCTACGAAGCACAGAGAAGCGCCACCAGTGCACTTCAGAAATATGGTGGAGCCCAATCCGAGGACCGGAGTGAAATCCTGGCCATTGAAGGCCTGGTGAAACCAGATGACAGCTTTGTGCAGATTGCTCATATCGACATAAACGGAATTACTGACTCCCTCACCGATATCATTCCAGCGTATGATACTTCTTTTATAGTTAACCGGGTTCAGCACTTCCTCATGAAAAAATTAATTGAAAAGGGATCTTTACTCTTCTTCATTGGTGGAGATAACTTCATGTCCCCCTGTAACGGTATGGATCCTGAGGGACTACTGACCATCATCGAGGAAATCGAAGAAGAAATTAACATTGCCCTAAAAGCAGGTGTTGGTAAAGCACCTACCGCTGAAAAGGCAGCTAACCTCGCTGATCTGGCTTTGGAAGAAATTAGGGGCGGTTGCACTTACAATCTGGTTCATGTCCTGAAGGAATAA
- a CDS encoding methanogenesis marker 9 domain-containing protein produces the protein MVWEDSPSHVCRGGDKRALTFCCPPVKPCPIVFALEEAEMTPQEYIEIKEKFGEKTRLGEGEGTCFGSLVWCCKPSKPCPLRDMVLRRIDMSHEEYMDLKHQLSQELVGHETVNNEESIKALSDTFGVSTEEATQVLSECGNDLKTAIKVLRMKNLEL, from the coding sequence ATGGTCTGGGAAGATTCACCATCACATGTATGTCGAGGTGGAGACAAGAGAGCCTTAACATTCTGTTGTCCTCCTGTCAAGCCTTGCCCCATAGTATTTGCTCTTGAAGAAGCTGAAATGACTCCTCAAGAGTACATTGAGATTAAAGAAAAATTTGGAGAAAAAACCCGTCTGGGTGAGGGTGAAGGAACCTGTTTTGGATCCCTGGTATGGTGCTGTAAACCATCAAAACCATGCCCTCTGCGGGATATGGTACTGCGCAGAATCGATATGAGTCATGAAGAGTACATGGATTTAAAACACCAGTTGTCACAGGAACTGGTAGGTCATGAAACTGTAAATAACGAAGAGAGTATTAAAGCTCTTTCTGATACCTTTGGTGTTTCCACCGAGGAAGCAACCCAGGTTCTTTCAGAGTGTGGTAATGACTTGAAAACTGCAATCAAGGTTCTCAGGATGAAAAATCTGGAGTTATAA
- a CDS encoding bifunctional precorrin-2 dehydrogenase/sirohydrochlorin ferrochelatase, with the protein MGLTPLYLEMQDKNVLVVGAGEVGQRRALRFLEAGANVAMTGGQVPQELEELGVIPQPRSELPKWINWADLVVVASGDQQLNQEVAQLAKDKLINRADHPEEGNFIVPSSFFIKDVQFSIFTQGKSPIMARQLRKRIQAVIQEEDILKMELQHFTRQLLKEKVHDQKNRRDYLYQILNDKKINEFLDKGELEEAQVYVKFLLETQD; encoded by the coding sequence ATGGGATTGACCCCGCTCTACCTGGAGATGCAGGATAAAAACGTCCTGGTGGTTGGAGCTGGGGAGGTTGGGCAAAGAAGAGCACTCCGTTTCCTGGAGGCTGGTGCTAATGTGGCTATGACTGGAGGTCAGGTCCCACAGGAGCTTGAAGAACTGGGAGTTATTCCCCAGCCTCGTTCAGAGCTTCCGAAATGGATTAATTGGGCTGATCTGGTGGTGGTGGCCAGTGGCGATCAGCAGTTAAACCAGGAAGTGGCCCAGTTAGCTAAAGATAAGCTAATTAACCGTGCAGACCATCCTGAAGAGGGTAATTTCATTGTTCCATCCTCTTTTTTTATTAAAGATGTGCAGTTTTCCATTTTCACCCAGGGAAAAAGTCCAATTATGGCACGCCAACTGCGAAAACGTATTCAGGCCGTGATCCAGGAAGAAGACATTTTAAAGATGGAACTTCAGCATTTCACCCGCCAGTTACTCAAAGAAAAAGTGCATGATCAAAAAAACCGTCGCGATTATTTATACCAAATATTAAATGACAAGAAGATTAATGAATTTTTAGATAAAGGTGAACTGGAAGAAGCCCAGGTTTACGTTAAATTTCTTCTGGAAACCCAAGATTGA
- a CDS encoding biopolymer transporter ExbD: protein MTIDTSSYRRKLRSKQARVNLVPLIDVIFTILIFLMVTSSFQVAADSSAGKPQVSQSSGSSEYYLFPVTGLKTVTVNGVDMSSDIRNSAIAIHSQVIDEGEIIIKSKEGAIIITTPAGMSPEKAVSIPQS from the coding sequence ATGACCATAGATACCAGTAGTTACCGCAGGAAACTGCGCAGTAAACAGGCCAGGGTTAACCTGGTTCCCCTCATTGATGTTATTTTTACTATTCTCATATTTCTCATGGTTACCAGTAGTTTTCAGGTTGCCGCTGATTCCAGTGCTGGTAAACCCCAGGTAAGTCAAAGCAGTGGAAGCTCAGAATACTACCTTTTCCCAGTGACCGGTCTTAAAACCGTCACCGTCAATGGTGTAGATATGTCCAGTGACATCCGTAACAGTGCCATTGCAATCCATAGTCAGGTAATTGATGAAGGAGAAATCATTATTAAATCCAAGGAAGGAGCCATCATCATCACTACCCCTGCAGGGATGAGTCCAGAAAAGGCAGTTAGTATTCCTCAAAGTTGA
- the cofD gene encoding 2-phospho-L-lactate transferase, with amino-acid sequence MISVLSGGTGTPKLLQGMVELVNPEDITVIVNTLENDYFSGVYVAPDVDTVLYTLAGIINEDTWYGVKDDSFITHDRLKEIGCPETLKIGDRDRAMKIQKTLLMKEQPLSEAVDIQRRGLGIKSRIIPMSNQQSHITITTPLGEMEFHQFLVENQGKPEVRKISYQTVDPAPGLIESIENSDMVVIGPSNPITSIGPIISAKGVRKALKNSYVVGVSPIIGDKPVSGPAAKFMEAMGHEVSSLGVADIYKDFMDKFIIDPVDRDHQEEIERLISDVMITETIMTNVTDKINLARCILGENV; translated from the coding sequence ATGATAAGCGTCCTTTCCGGTGGAACCGGAACACCAAAACTCCTGCAGGGTATGGTGGAGTTGGTAAATCCTGAAGATATCACAGTAATTGTGAACACATTGGAGAATGATTATTTCTCAGGAGTTTACGTGGCCCCGGATGTGGATACAGTGCTTTACACCCTGGCCGGGATCATCAACGAAGACACATGGTACGGGGTTAAGGATGATAGTTTTATAACCCATGACCGGTTAAAGGAAATCGGGTGTCCGGAAACCCTCAAGATCGGAGATCGTGACCGGGCCATGAAAATCCAGAAAACCCTGTTAATGAAGGAACAACCCCTTTCTGAGGCAGTGGATATCCAGAGGAGGGGACTGGGAATTAAGTCCAGAATAATTCCCATGAGCAACCAGCAATCCCACATCACCATAACTACCCCTCTCGGTGAAATGGAATTTCACCAGTTCCTGGTGGAAAACCAGGGAAAACCAGAAGTACGTAAGATCAGTTATCAGACAGTTGATCCTGCCCCTGGTTTAATAGAGTCAATTGAAAATTCAGATATGGTGGTTATTGGACCTTCAAATCCCATAACATCCATCGGACCCATAATATCAGCCAAAGGTGTTCGAAAAGCTCTTAAAAATTCTTACGTTGTTGGTGTATCCCCTATAATTGGCGATAAACCAGTTAGCGGTCCGGCAGCTAAGTTCATGGAGGCAATGGGTCATGAAGTTTCATCTCTGGGCGTGGCTGACATATATAAAGATTTTATGGACAAATTCATAATTGACCCGGTGGATAGAGATCATCAGGAAGAAATAGAAAGACTAATATCAGATGTCATGATAACAGAGACCATCATGACCAATGTCACAGATAAGATAAATTTAGCCAGATGTATTTTGGGTGAAAATGTATGA
- a CDS encoding DUF4013 domain-containing protein — protein MKLKSIIKDSTRYAVSDWRNFLVLGVILFLTDHLIGLENFSTFDGAFGSLIIIGLIIIVILFLSFLEIGYGFRIVEETVQGSTRPPSFHHPLNLFTHGVKESVILIVYFIIPVILFIFGFAGLVGMTGLDFGPMDTYLTIIIAAIFFLCFNITMQGAILTMAHHEGSLRWGFNLPQVFRKIRRVGIGNMLVVSLITIAVLIIVRSVLFDTLHGIPYLGSTVGDVIATVLVAPFLMIFTTRLLGMIDVPDDNVPNDEIT, from the coding sequence ATGAAATTAAAGTCCATTATAAAAGATTCAACACGTTACGCGGTATCAGATTGGCGTAATTTTCTAGTATTAGGGGTAATATTATTTTTAACGGATCACCTGATTGGATTAGAAAATTTTTCAACATTTGATGGTGCATTTGGCAGTTTAATAATTATTGGTTTAATAATTATTGTTATTCTCTTCTTGTCTTTTTTGGAGATAGGATATGGTTTCCGCATAGTGGAGGAAACAGTACAGGGATCAACCCGGCCTCCCAGTTTCCACCATCCATTGAATTTATTCACGCATGGGGTCAAAGAAAGTGTGATTCTAATTGTTTATTTCATAATTCCGGTAATCCTGTTTATTTTTGGATTTGCGGGACTGGTGGGCATGACTGGCCTTGATTTTGGGCCCATGGACACTTATTTGACCATAATCATTGCAGCAATTTTCTTCCTTTGTTTCAATATCACGATGCAAGGGGCAATCTTAACCATGGCTCACCATGAAGGAAGTCTTCGATGGGGCTTTAACCTACCTCAGGTCTTTAGAAAAATACGCAGAGTGGGTATTGGAAACATGCTTGTGGTCTCCTTGATCACCATAGCCGTGCTCATCATTGTTAGAAGTGTACTCTTTGACACCCTCCATGGAATTCCTTATCTGGGTTCCACAGTGGGGGACGTTATTGCTACAGTACTGGTTGCTCCTTTTCTAATGATATTTACCACACGTTTACTGGGTATGATTGATGTACCGGATGATAACGTTCCAAATGATGAAATAACATGA
- the hemA gene encoding glutamyl-tRNA reductase, giving the protein MILNIRIDHKTADIRKIEESTYKLDEIFAKIQEDHDVQEYILLKTCNRAELYLILEECYLDYHWGGLVVEKNENALEHVLKLSCGLESMIIGEDQILGQLKEAHKTSVKENHCGPVLGTIFTKAVHVGQAVRKKTRINQGSVSIGSAAVNLAESVLGDLKCKKVLIIGAGKMGTLVAKALVEKHLKAIVVANRTYNRAVCLAKELEGSAIHFDRLAEAMYDADVIICATGAPHPILTQEKVEASVPVENLEKMVMVDIANPRDIEEDVAQLGVRLYNIDDLRDIADKNRNMREHEACEAEKIIADELQLLETSLRHLEVKPIIGDIRSQAELIRQRETKKALRMLGDMNGKERVVDDLTKVVVDRVFYDIIHNLKEAAENDDKDVLEAAKYIFKDE; this is encoded by the coding sequence GTGATTCTTAACATCAGGATCGACCATAAAACAGCGGATATACGCAAAATAGAGGAATCCACTTATAAATTGGATGAAATATTCGCGAAAATACAGGAAGACCATGACGTACAGGAGTACATACTTCTAAAAACCTGTAACCGTGCCGAACTTTACCTGATTCTAGAAGAATGTTATCTGGATTATCACTGGGGCGGTTTGGTAGTCGAAAAGAATGAAAACGCCCTAGAACATGTTCTTAAACTATCCTGCGGATTGGAATCCATGATCATTGGAGAGGATCAGATACTGGGTCAGCTGAAAGAGGCTCATAAAACCAGTGTCAAGGAAAACCATTGTGGTCCAGTTTTAGGCACCATCTTCACCAAGGCTGTACACGTAGGACAGGCAGTGCGGAAGAAAACACGGATTAATCAGGGCTCGGTTTCTATTGGTTCTGCAGCGGTGAATCTGGCAGAATCAGTCTTAGGTGATCTTAAATGTAAGAAAGTGCTGATTATTGGGGCGGGTAAAATGGGAACCCTGGTGGCTAAAGCCCTGGTGGAAAAGCACCTCAAGGCCATTGTAGTGGCTAACCGTACCTATAACCGGGCAGTTTGTCTTGCTAAGGAATTAGAGGGAAGTGCAATTCATTTTGACCGTCTGGCTGAGGCCATGTATGACGCAGATGTGATCATATGTGCAACCGGAGCTCCTCACCCCATACTTACTCAAGAAAAGGTGGAAGCATCTGTTCCTGTTGAAAACCTGGAGAAAATGGTGATGGTGGACATTGCCAATCCAAGGGATATTGAGGAAGATGTGGCTCAGCTGGGAGTGAGACTTTACAACATCGACGATCTCCGCGATATAGCCGATAAAAACAGGAATATGAGGGAGCACGAAGCATGTGAAGCTGAAAAGATCATTGCTGATGAACTACAGCTCCTGGAAACATCCCTGCGGCATCTGGAAGTTAAACCCATTATTGGAGATATCAGATCCCAGGCCGAATTAATCCGGCAAAGAGAAACCAAAAAGGCACTTCGCATGCTGGGAGACATGAACGGTAAGGAAAGAGTGGTTGATGATCTAACCAAAGTGGTAGTGGATCGTGTTTTTTATGATATAATCCATAATTTAAAAGAAGCAGCAGAAAATGATGATAAAGATGTTTTAGAAGCTGCAAAATATATTTTTAAGGATGAATAA
- the atwA gene encoding methyl coenzyme M reductase system, component A2 codes for MSFIELKNVTKTFDGVEILKNLNITIEEGAVLGILGRSGSGKSVLINMLRGMKDYRPTEGQIIYNLAVCPECLRVEPPSMAGKLCTCGCNFEAQQVDFWHADRKLFAAVKRRIAIMLQRTFALYEDDTVIDNVIKSITGHDEEESTYMAIDLLEMAQMTHRITHIARDLSGGEKQRVVLARQIAKEPMIFLADEPTGTLDPQTAELIHQALIEGVKEKGTTMVITSHWPEVMRQLSDYVIWLEKGEIVEEGNPETVVQSFMDQVPLPEKKTEFKAGGPIIKMEDVKKHYYSIDRGVVKAVDGINLVVDEGEIFGVVGLSGAGKTTLSRILYGLTDPSSGQIMVKLGDNWIDMTEKGIFGRGRVKPYLGILHQEYSLYPHRNVLGNLTEAISLELPAEFAKMKALYVLNAVGFDEAYAEKIITKYPDELSGGERHRVALAQVLIKEPNIVILDEPTGTMDPITRVQVTDSIRKARDELKQTFLIISHDMDFVLDVCDRASLMRGGKILKTGLPGDIVEDLTPSEKEKMLKEE; via the coding sequence ATGTCTTTTATAGAATTGAAAAACGTCACCAAAACCTTTGATGGTGTAGAAATCCTGAAAAACTTGAACATAACCATAGAGGAAGGCGCTGTCCTGGGTATCCTGGGAAGAAGTGGCTCTGGAAAGTCGGTCCTCATAAACATGTTAAGGGGAATGAAGGACTACCGCCCCACCGAAGGCCAAATCATTTATAATTTGGCTGTTTGCCCAGAATGTTTGAGGGTGGAACCCCCTTCAATGGCAGGAAAACTCTGTACATGCGGATGTAATTTTGAAGCCCAGCAAGTTGATTTCTGGCACGCTGATCGTAAACTTTTCGCTGCTGTTAAACGTCGTATTGCCATTATGCTCCAGAGAACATTTGCGCTTTATGAGGATGACACCGTTATTGATAACGTTATAAAATCAATCACAGGGCATGATGAAGAAGAAAGCACCTACATGGCCATTGATCTTCTGGAAATGGCCCAGATGACCCACCGGATCACCCACATCGCTCGTGATCTATCTGGTGGAGAAAAACAGAGAGTGGTTCTGGCCCGGCAGATTGCCAAGGAACCAATGATATTTTTAGCTGATGAACCCACTGGTACACTTGATCCTCAGACTGCGGAATTGATCCACCAGGCACTGATTGAAGGGGTAAAGGAAAAAGGAACCACCATGGTTATCACTTCACACTGGCCAGAGGTAATGCGTCAACTTTCAGATTACGTCATATGGCTGGAGAAGGGAGAAATTGTGGAAGAAGGAAACCCGGAGACGGTAGTACAGAGTTTCATGGATCAGGTCCCTCTTCCTGAAAAGAAAACTGAATTCAAGGCCGGTGGCCCTATCATAAAAATGGAAGATGTGAAAAAACATTACTACTCCATTGATCGGGGAGTGGTTAAGGCCGTGGACGGGATAAACCTGGTGGTGGACGAAGGAGAAATATTCGGAGTGGTTGGACTCTCAGGAGCAGGTAAAACCACCCTTTCACGTATTCTTTATGGACTCACCGATCCCAGTAGCGGTCAGATCATGGTTAAGTTAGGGGATAACTGGATAGATATGACTGAGAAGGGCATATTCGGCAGAGGCCGGGTTAAACCTTACCTGGGAATATTACACCAGGAATACAGTCTTTATCCCCACCGAAATGTTTTAGGAAACCTGACCGAAGCAATTAGCCTGGAATTACCCGCAGAATTTGCTAAAATGAAAGCATTATATGTTTTAAATGCCGTAGGCTTCGATGAAGCCTATGCTGAAAAGATAATCACCAAGTATCCTGATGAGTTGAGTGGAGGAGAAAGACACCGAGTAGCACTGGCTCAGGTTCTAATCAAGGAACCAAATATTGTTATCTTAGACGAACCCACCGGAACCATGGACCCTATAACCCGGGTACAGGTTACTGATTCAATCAGGAAAGCAAGGGATGAACTTAAACAAACTTTCCTCATTATCAGCCACGATATGGATTTCGTGCTGGATGTCTGCGACCGTGCATCCCTCATGAGAGGAGGGAAAATTTTAAAAACTGGTCTGCCAGGGGATATTGTGGAAGATTTAACCCCTTCAGAAAAAGAAAAAATGTTAAAGGAGGAATAA